The following proteins come from a genomic window of Megalobrama amblycephala isolate DHTTF-2021 linkage group LG1, ASM1881202v1, whole genome shotgun sequence:
- the mpg gene encoding DNA-3-methyladenine glycosylase translates to MSTRKRKNSSLPQSESAGDQADGEPLKRLTECQSDTNTLDHHLSPYFSRKAPVRLSDSFFHQPCVDLAKAFLGKVLVRKRTDGTELRGRVVETEAYLGGEDKASHSAGGKRTERNTAMFMKPGTIYVYPIYGIYLCMNVSSQGEGAAVLLRSLEPLSGQDVMRGLRAAKRKAGAKNLKDKELCNGPSKLCQALDIQRCFDRRDLATDTEVWLERDLERETVPAGEVVSAHRIGVESHGEWATKPLRFYLRGHPCVSVLNRDAERQMRSQSYNETEKTVS, encoded by the exons atgtCAACACGAAAGAGAAAGAATTCATCATTACCTCAGTCAGAATCAGCCGGCGATCAGGCTGATGGTGAACCTCTCAAGAGACTCACTGAGTGTCAGTCTGACACGAACACCCTGGATCATCATCTCAGCCCCTATTTCTCGAGGAAAGCCCCTGTCAGACTGAGTGACAGCTTCTTCCACCAGCCCTGCGTTGATCTGGCCAAGGCCTTTCTCGGCAAG GTGTTGGTGAGGAAGCGAACTGATGGCACTGAGCTCAGAGGAAGGGTTGTGGAAACCGAAGCATATTTGGGTGGGGAGGACAAGGCATCCCACTCAGCGGGGGGAAAACGCACAGAGAGGAACACTGCCATGTTCATGAAGCCTGGGACCATCTATGTCTATCCCATCTACGGCATCTACCTCTGCATGAACGTATCCAGCCAAG gggAGGGGGCGGCCGTGCTTTTGCGTTCTCTGGAGCCTCTGAGCGGTCAGGACGTCATGAGGGGCCTGCGAGCAGCCAAACGCAAAGCTGGAGCCAAAAACCTTAAGGACAAAGAGCTCTGCAATGGCCCGTCCAAGTTGTGCCAAGCGCTAGATATACAGCGCTGCTTCGACCGCAGGGATCTGGCCACTGATACCGAGGTGTGGCTCGAGAGGGACCTGGAGCGAGAGACTGTTCCTGCTGGAGAGGTGGTGTCGGCCCATCGGATCGGAGTTGAGTCTCATGGGGAATGGGCGACCAAACCACTTCGGTTCTACCTGAGAGGACACCCATGTGTGAGCGTGCTGAACAGAGACGCAGAGCGTCAGATGCGCTCACAGTCCTACAATGAGACGGAAAAGACAGTCTCTTGA